In the Candidatus Eisenbacteria bacterium genome, CGTTCGGGGCAGAGGGGGTGTCGTTTTGAAAGGAGCGGGCCATGGGCAAGATCATCGGAATAGACCTGGGAACGACCAACTCGTGCGTCGCGGTGATGGAAGGGAGCGAGCCGACCGTCATCGCGAACTCCGAAGGTTCCAGGACCACCCCGTCGGTCGTCGCCTTCAAGAAGGATGGCGAGAAGATCGTCGGCGCCGCAGCCCGGCGGCAGGCCGTGACCAACCCGAAGAACACCGTCTACTCGATCAAGAGATTCATGGGGCGGAAGTATGACGAGGTGCAGACGGAGCGTGGGGAGGTCCCCTACGAGGTGGTTCGCGGCACCAACGACGACGCCAGGGTGAAGATCGACGACAAGATCTACTCCCCGCCCGAGATCTCCGCGATGGTTCTGCAGAAGATGAAGCAGACCGCGGAGGAGTATCTGGGGGAGAAGGTGACCGAGGCCGTCATCACGGTCCCGGCCTACTTCAACGACTCGCAGCGGCAGGCGACCAAGGACGCGGGCCGGATCGCCGGTCTCGAGGTCAAGCGGATCATCAACGAGCCGACCGCCGCCGCCCTCGCTTACGGTCTCGACAAGCTCAAGAAGGAGGAGAAGGTCGCCGTCTACGATCTGGGCGGGGGCACATTCGACATCTCGATCCTCGAGCTGGGGGAGGGAGTCTTCGAGGTGAAGTCGACCAACGGCGACACCCACCTCGGCGGCGACGACTTCGATCAGAGGATCATCGAGTGGCTGGCGGACGAGTTCAAGAAGCAGCAGGGGATCGACCTGCGGTCGGATCCGATGGCCCTTCAGAGGTTGAAGGAGGCCGCCGAGAAGGCGAAGTGCGAGCTTTCGACGATGATGCAGACGGAGATCAACCTTCCCTACATCACGGCCGACCAGAGCGGACCGAAGCATCTCAACATCACCTTCACCCGCTCGAAGTTCGAACAGCTCGTCGAGGACCTGATCCAGAGGACGGTCGGTCCATGCAGGCAGGCGATCAAGGACTCGGGGCTGGCCGCCTCCGACATCGACGAGGTGATCCTGGTCGGCGGATCGACGCGGATCCCGAAGGTCCAGGAGGTAGTCCGCCAGCTCTTCAACAGGGAGCCGCACAGGGGCGTGAATCCGGACGAGGTCGTCGCCGTCGGCGCGGCGATCCAGGGCGGAGTTCTCGCCGGAGAAGTGAAGGACATCCTCCTGCTCGACGTGACCCCGCTCTCGCTCGGCATCGAGACCCTGGGAGGGGTCTGCACGCGGCTGATCGAGCGAAACACGACGATCCCGACGAGGAAGAGCCAGATCTTCTCGACCGCCGCCGACAGCCAGACGACGGTGGAGATCCATGTCCTGCAGGGGGAGAGGGAGATGGCGGCGGACAACAAGTCGCTCGGCCGCTTCCAGCTCACCGGAATCCCGATGGCGCCGCGCGGCATGCCCCAGATCGAGGTGACCTTCGACATCGACGCCAACGGGATCCTCAAGGTCTCGGCCCAGGACAAGGCGACGGGCCGCGAGCAGTCGATCAGGATCGAGGCCGGCTCCGGCCTCAATGAGTCCGAGATCAAGAGGATGGTCCATGACGCCGAGCAGCACTCGGTGGAGGACAAGGCCCGCCGCGAGCTCGTCGATACCCGAAACCAGGCCGAGAGCCTGGTCTACGAGACCGAGAAGAACCTCAAGGAGTGGGGCGAGAAGGTGGGCGCCGACCAGAAGAGCCGGATCGAGCAGTCGATCGCCCGCGTGAAGGAGAAGATGGCGTCCGATTCGACGGGCCCCATCCGCACGGCGATGGAGGATCTCCAGAAACAGCTCCACGAGCTGGCGGCCGAGATGTACAAAGCCGCGGGAGGGCCTCCCCGCGAGGACGGGACGGAGCAGCAGACGCGGCAGGGAAGCGCCGAGGGACGGGGTCCGGTCGAAGCCGATTATGAGGTCGTCGACGAGGACAAGGGAAAAGGCAACTGAGGAGGCGCCGCGCGGCCGCCGGAGATGAGCATGAGCGATCGACCCGACATCGACCAGGACGATCTCTTCCGGGCCTTCGTCGCCCAGCAGCAGTACGGGGCGATGATTTACCTCGGAAAGTTCGTCCATCCTGGATCCGGCAAACTGGAGCGCAACCTCGATGCGGCGAAGTACGCGATCGATCTGCTCGGCATGATCGAGCGGAAGACGCGCGGAAACCTCGACAGGGATGAGGAGCGCTTCCTCGGGGAAGTCCTCACGACGCTGCGCCTGAACTTCGTCGACGAGGTCGAGAAGGACCGCCAGGCTGCCGGCAAGGAGACGGAGTCTCTGCGGAGCGCTGAGGCGGAGGCGACGCCGAACGGCGAGACGGAGGCGAAGCCGCGCGAGGGCGGGGAGGCCGCGGGCGGCGCAGAATGACCCGCAAGCACGATAAGAAGGGCGTCGAGAACCGGGCGGCCGCGCCCGCAGGGGTTCAGCGGCCGGACGAGACGGCCTTCGCCGCTCCCCTCGACGAGGCGTCGGTTGAAGGGGCAGCATCGCCCGCCGCGCCGGCGCCGCTCACTGCGGAAGAGGAGGGGTACCTAGAACAGCTGCAGAGGCTGCAGGCCGAGTTCTCCAACTACCGCAAGCGCGTCTCGCGCGAGCGGACCGATTGGGATGCCCATGCCAAGGGAGAGTTGATCTCTCTGCTGCTTCCTGTCCTCGATGACCTGGGGCGGGCGCGCGAGGCGCACGCGTCCGCCACGCCGAGCCCGGAAGCGGAGGGCTTGCTGCTGATCCTCTCGCGACTGCAAGAGACTCTCTGCGCGGCGGGACTCGAGGCGCAGGAATCGGAGCCTGGCGCCGCCTTCGATCCCCACCTCCACGAGGCGATCAGCTGCGAGCCGTGCGCGGACCATCCCGAGGGATTGATCATCGGAACCGTTCAGCCGGGCTATCTCTTCAGAGGCCAGCTCCTGCGCCCCGCTCGCGTCCGCGTCTCCAAAGGCGCCCCCGCCGACCCCGCCATAGGTGCCGCAGTTGACGCCCCCTGATCGATCGCGCGCGGCGAGCGCAGGATCGCCCGGGTTCTGGGTCGTCGGGAACGACCCGCGTCTGGCCGAGATCGTTCTTGGAGTCGTGGCCGGGACGGGGACCCAGGTGCGCGTGTTGGAGGCGATGCCTGAACCGATCGAGTCCTCCCCACCGATCAAGCCGGACTGGCTTCTCGTCGACCTGCGCACGAAGGGAGTCGCTCCCTCCGCCCTGGAGGAGTTCAAGAAGGCCAATCCCTCCTGCCAGCTCTTTCTGGTCGCGGGAGATCCGCGGTCGCCGGTTGCGGTCGAGCTGGCGCGGCTGGGGGTTCGACACTGGTTTGTCCTCCCGCTCGACGCCGAGGAAGTCCGCAGGGTGTTCCGCGCGGCGCTCCGCTCGTGGCGGGCGGCCGTGGATCGCGCGCGGCGGGAGAGTATCGAGATCCCGAGCTTCCCCGACCTGATCGGGCAGGCTCCCGCGTTTCGGGCCGCATGCGATCTGGCGCAGCGCGCGGCGCGGAGCCCGAGCACTCTCGTTCTGATCGAAGGCGAGACGGGAACAGGCAAGGGGCTCTTCGCGCGGGCGATCCACCGCCACAGCCCCCGGTCGGACAATCCGTTCGTCGAGGTCAACTGCGCCTCCCTTCCCGGGCAGCTCCTCGAGTCGGAGCTCTTCGGCCACGAGAAGGGGGCCTTCACGCACGCGCAGTCGGCCAAGCCCGGTCTGATCGAGCTGGCCGATGGAGGGAGCTTCTTTCTGGACGAGGTCGGCGAGACCGATCCGCAGGTCCAGGCGAAGGTTCTCAAGTTCCTCGACTCGGGCCGCTTCAGGCGCGTCGGTGGAATCGAGGAGCGGGAGGTCGATGTCCGGGTCCTCACCGCGACGCAGAAGAACCTCGAGGAAGAGGTCCGAGAGGGCCGCTTCAGGGGAGATCTCTTCCACAGGCTCCACGTGATCCGCGTGAGAATCCCGCCGATCCGCGAGCGGGCGGGAGACCTCGAGCTGCTCCTCGCGCACTACCTCGCGAAGTTCGCGGCCAGGCAGGGAAGGCCGGAACTCCGCTTCAGCAGGGAGGCGATCGAGAGACTCAGCCGGCACGATTGGCCCGGCAATGTGCGGGAGATCGTGAATCTCTGCGAGCGGCTCGTCCTCTTGACGGCCGATCACGATGAGATCCTCGTCTCCGATCTTCCCGAGTTCCCCGGCGACCGCACGA is a window encoding:
- the dnaK gene encoding molecular chaperone DnaK; the encoded protein is MGKIIGIDLGTTNSCVAVMEGSEPTVIANSEGSRTTPSVVAFKKDGEKIVGAAARRQAVTNPKNTVYSIKRFMGRKYDEVQTERGEVPYEVVRGTNDDARVKIDDKIYSPPEISAMVLQKMKQTAEEYLGEKVTEAVITVPAYFNDSQRQATKDAGRIAGLEVKRIINEPTAAALAYGLDKLKKEEKVAVYDLGGGTFDISILELGEGVFEVKSTNGDTHLGGDDFDQRIIEWLADEFKKQQGIDLRSDPMALQRLKEAAEKAKCELSTMMQTEINLPYITADQSGPKHLNITFTRSKFEQLVEDLIQRTVGPCRQAIKDSGLAASDIDEVILVGGSTRIPKVQEVVRQLFNREPHRGVNPDEVVAVGAAIQGGVLAGEVKDILLLDVTPLSLGIETLGGVCTRLIERNTTIPTRKSQIFSTAADSQTTVEIHVLQGEREMAADNKSLGRFQLTGIPMAPRGMPQIEVTFDIDANGILKVSAQDKATGREQSIRIEAGSGLNESEIKRMVHDAEQHSVEDKARRELVDTRNQAESLVYETEKNLKEWGEKVGADQKSRIEQSIARVKEKMASDSTGPIRTAMEDLQKQLHELAAEMYKAAGGPPREDGTEQQTRQGSAEGRGPVEADYEVVDEDKGKGN
- a CDS encoding DUF1844 domain-containing protein; the encoded protein is MSMSDRPDIDQDDLFRAFVAQQQYGAMIYLGKFVHPGSGKLERNLDAAKYAIDLLGMIERKTRGNLDRDEERFLGEVLTTLRLNFVDEVEKDRQAAGKETESLRSAEAEATPNGETEAKPREGGEAAGGAE
- a CDS encoding nucleotide exchange factor GrpE, encoding MTRKHDKKGVENRAAAPAGVQRPDETAFAAPLDEASVEGAASPAAPAPLTAEEEGYLEQLQRLQAEFSNYRKRVSRERTDWDAHAKGELISLLLPVLDDLGRAREAHASATPSPEAEGLLLILSRLQETLCAAGLEAQESEPGAAFDPHLHEAISCEPCADHPEGLIIGTVQPGYLFRGQLLRPARVRVSKGAPADPAIGAAVDAP
- a CDS encoding sigma-54-dependent Fis family transcriptional regulator — encoded protein: MTPPDRSRAASAGSPGFWVVGNDPRLAEIVLGVVAGTGTQVRVLEAMPEPIESSPPIKPDWLLVDLRTKGVAPSALEEFKKANPSCQLFLVAGDPRSPVAVELARLGVRHWFVLPLDAEEVRRVFRAALRSWRAAVDRARRESIEIPSFPDLIGQAPAFRAACDLAQRAARSPSTLVLIEGETGTGKGLFARAIHRHSPRSDNPFVEVNCASLPGQLLESELFGHEKGAFTHAQSAKPGLIELADGGSFFLDEVGETDPQVQAKVLKFLDSGRFRRVGGIEEREVDVRVLTATQKNLEEEVREGRFRGDLFHRLHVIRVRIPPIRERAGDLELLLAHYLAKFAARQGRPELRFSREAIERLSRHDWPGNVREIVNLCERLVLLTADHDEILVSDLPEFPGDRTTVRGKLVPEGKLRLEIPDRVTFDAIERAVLEHALERNQGNVSAAASSLGMGRGQFRYRMERLGMQEADDKPRAKGRGRRA